The Dehalococcoidia bacterium region TCAGCTGGGAGAGCACCTGCATGGCATGCAGGGGGTCAGGGGTTCGATCCCCCTCAGCTCCACCACCACGTCAGAAGCAGAAAGCCCTCGCGCATCAGAACACGAGGGCTTTTCGTTTGCCCGCAGTAGCGCGGTATTACACCGCGGGGCGCGCCGCCTTCGCGAGGCTCGCCCGAAGCCGCGCGATGGCCGCGGACACGTCCTCCCGCTTGTTATAGACCGCGGAGCCCGCCACCAGCACCCGCGCTCCCGCCTCCACCACGCGCGCCGCCGTCTCCGCGTTGACGCCGCCGTCCACCTCTATCTCCGCCGACAGGCCGCGCTCGTCGAGCATCCGCCGCAGGCGCCGCACCTTGTCCACTGTGCTTTCGATGAACGCCTGAGCGGGAAAGCCCGGGTTCACGCTCATCACCAGCACCTGGTCCACGTCCGACATGACCTCTTCGATGGCCGCAAGCGGCGTGGCCGGGTTGAGCGCCAAGCTCGCCTTCGCGCCGAGCTTGTGGATCTGCTGCACCACGCGGTGCAGGTGGGCGACGGCCTCCACGTGGACGGAGATGATGTTCGCGCCCGCCTCCACGAACTCTGGGATGAGCCTCTCCGGCTCCACGATCATCAGGTGCACGTCCAGCGGAAGGGTCGTGTGGGGCCGGATGGCCCGCACCACCAGCGGCCCGACGGTCAGGTTGGGCACGAAGCGC contains the following coding sequences:
- the rpe gene encoding ribulose-phosphate 3-epimerase; this translates as MSSAGGVKLAPSILSADFARLGEQVVEAARAGADYIHVDVMDGRFVPNLTVGPLVVRAIRPHTTLPLDVHLMIVEPERLIPEFVEAGANIISVHVEAVAHLHRVVQQIHKLGAKASLALNPATPLAAIEEVMSDVDQVLVMSVNPGFPAQAFIESTVDKVRRLRRMLDERGLSAEIEVDGGVNAETAARVVEAGARVLVAGSAVYNKREDVSAAIARLRASLAKAARPAV